In the genome of Massilia sp. PAMC28688, one region contains:
- a CDS encoding AI-2E family transporter — protein sequence MHVLSLVLPMAFAVALAFLLQHFLVSLAWAGLLAVITWPLHERFLRQGWSRVASASTLLVLLFLTFVAPSIYLFHKLGSELATVQRLLGQINQTGVAAPQWLASLPLIAEPAIQWWQENLAVPGGLGALIRSTVGDFVPHLTGTVRVLGSTILANGLFLFLALLTLFILYLHGPAVMRYTDSAGERLIPRHYPVLRRLFPLSVRGTALGLCLVAVIEGVVLGVAYWLAGAPAPALLGVITGYLALIPGGAPLAFSSVSLLLLGQGHPDAALGLFCWGAFELFLVDKFVRPRLIGQRVNLPFLAVLFGLLGGVSTLGVLGLFVGPFFMALLFWWLRGGHGEAILMPDDVPRAAP from the coding sequence ATGCATGTTCTGTCCCTCGTCCTGCCCATGGCCTTTGCGGTAGCGCTCGCCTTTCTGCTGCAGCATTTTCTCGTCTCGCTGGCGTGGGCCGGCTTGCTGGCGGTGATCACCTGGCCCCTGCATGAGCGCTTCCTGCGCCAGGGCTGGTCGCGCGTGGCCAGTGCCAGCACCTTGCTGGTGCTGCTGTTCCTGACCTTCGTGGCGCCTTCGATCTATCTGTTCCACAAGCTGGGCAGCGAACTGGCCACCGTCCAGCGTCTGCTCGGGCAAATCAATCAGACCGGGGTCGCCGCGCCCCAGTGGCTGGCGAGCCTGCCCTTGATTGCCGAACCGGCCATCCAGTGGTGGCAGGAAAACCTTGCCGTGCCGGGCGGACTGGGCGCGCTGATCCGCTCCACCGTGGGCGACTTCGTGCCCCACCTGACCGGCACCGTGCGGGTGCTGGGATCGACCATCCTGGCCAACGGCCTGTTCCTGTTCCTGGCACTGCTGACGCTATTCATCCTCTACCTGCACGGCCCGGCCGTCATGCGCTACACCGACAGTGCAGGCGAGCGCCTCATTCCCCGCCATTACCCCGTGCTGCGGCGCCTGTTCCCGCTGTCGGTGCGCGGCACGGCGCTCGGCCTGTGCCTGGTGGCCGTGATCGAGGGCGTGGTGCTGGGCGTGGCCTACTGGCTGGCGGGGGCGCCGGCACCGGCCCTGCTGGGAGTCATTACCGGCTACCTGGCCCTGATTCCCGGCGGCGCGCCGCTTGCCTTCAGCTCGGTATCGCTGCTGCTGCTGGGCCAGGGCCATCCCGACGCCGCGCTCGGCCTGTTCTGCTGGGGCGCGTTCGAGCTGTTCCTGGTCGACAAGTTCGTGCGCCCGCGCCTGATTGGCCAGCGCGTCAACCTGCCATTCCTGGCCGTGCTGTTCGGCCTGCTGGGCGGGGTCTCCACGCTCGGCGTACTGGGCCTGTTCGTGGGGCCGTTCTTCATGGCGCTGCTGTTCTGGTGGCTGCGCGGCGGCCACGGCGAGGCCATCCTGATGCCGGACGACGTTCCGCGGGCGGCGCCCTAG
- a CDS encoding glycerophosphodiester phosphodiesterase, with the protein MTLNQPTLLPLAAMLTLAACGGDAPPPLNTLDSRPPLIAAHRGASGYLPEQTVEAYAMAIAQGADAIEPDLVSTKDGVLIARHDPNLTYSTDVAMHPEFAARKRTLDVDGELQEGWFAGDFTLAEIKTLGGIATDAERPQQFNGRYKIATLQEVIDLIKKSGKPIALYPETKNPSFHRRHGLPLEDKLLATLDAAGWSTRSAPVYVQSFEPGSLKYMRSKGSTLKMIQLIDAYDVDLKTGALVYEAPYDRPFDWKLAGDSRTFAAMITPAGLAEIKTYADGIGPWKRYIVSLKGTVGADGKLADVNGDGKINEADASTTAPTRLIEDAHRAGLMVHAYTFRNEKRRLALDYKGDPKAEYKQFYALGLDGLFTDFADTALAARSEFMRERGL; encoded by the coding sequence ATGACCCTGAACCAACCCACCCTGCTGCCGCTGGCTGCCATGCTGACACTGGCAGCCTGCGGCGGCGATGCACCGCCACCCTTGAACACCCTCGACAGCCGCCCTCCCCTGATTGCCGCCCACCGCGGCGCCAGCGGCTACCTGCCCGAGCAAACCGTGGAAGCGTACGCCATGGCGATCGCACAAGGGGCCGATGCCATTGAACCGGACCTGGTCTCCACCAAGGATGGCGTCCTGATCGCGCGCCACGACCCCAACCTGACCTACAGCACCGATGTGGCCATGCATCCCGAGTTTGCCGCCCGCAAGCGCACCCTGGATGTCGATGGCGAATTGCAGGAAGGCTGGTTCGCGGGCGACTTCACGCTGGCCGAAATCAAGACCCTGGGCGGGATCGCGACCGACGCCGAGCGGCCGCAGCAGTTCAACGGGCGCTACAAGATTGCCACCTTGCAGGAAGTGATCGACCTGATCAAGAAATCCGGCAAGCCCATTGCCCTGTATCCCGAAACCAAGAACCCCAGCTTTCACCGCCGCCACGGCCTGCCGCTGGAAGACAAGCTGCTGGCCACGCTGGACGCCGCCGGCTGGTCCACCCGCAGCGCGCCCGTGTACGTGCAATCGTTCGAGCCGGGCAGCCTCAAGTACATGCGCTCGAAAGGATCGACCCTGAAAATGATCCAGCTCATCGATGCCTATGATGTGGACCTCAAGACTGGTGCCCTGGTCTACGAAGCGCCCTACGACCGGCCGTTCGACTGGAAGCTGGCCGGTGACAGCCGCACCTTTGCGGCCATGATCACGCCCGCGGGCCTGGCCGAGATCAAGACTTACGCCGACGGCATTGGTCCCTGGAAGCGCTACATCGTGAGCCTGAAGGGGACGGTGGGCGCGGACGGCAAGCTGGCAGACGTCAATGGCGACGGCAAGATCAATGAAGCCGACGCGTCCACCACCGCGCCCACCCGCCTGATCGAGGACGCGCACCGGGCCGGACTGATGGTGCATGCCTACACCTTCCGCAATGAAAAGCGGCGCCTGGCGCTCGACTACAAGGGCGATCCCAAGGCCGAATACAAACAGTTCTATGCGCTGGGGCTGGACGGGCTGTTCACCGATTTTGCCGACACCGCCCTGGCCGCGCGCAGCGAATTTATGCGCGAACGCGGTTTATGA
- a CDS encoding YbjQ family protein has protein sequence MLMSNIETIPGKTITTCFGVVAGSTVRSKHVGRDIMASLKNIVGGELRGYTELLEESRASAIERMQAQATQMGANAVVNVRFSTSSVAAGAAEIYVYGTAVTVV, from the coding sequence ATGCTGATGTCAAATATCGAAACCATCCCCGGCAAGACCATCACCACCTGTTTCGGCGTGGTTGCCGGCAGCACGGTGCGTTCCAAGCACGTCGGGCGCGACATCATGGCCAGCCTGAAAAACATCGTCGGCGGCGAGTTGCGCGGCTACACGGAGCTGCTCGAAGAATCGCGCGCGAGCGCCATCGAGCGCATGCAGGCCCAGGCCACGCAGATGGGCGCCAATGCCGTCGTCAATGTGCGCTTTTCCACGTCCTCCGTGGCTGCCGGCGCGGCGGAAATTTATGTGTACGGCACCGCCGTCACCGTGGTCTAA